A single genomic interval of Juglans regia cultivar Chandler chromosome 1, Walnut 2.0, whole genome shotgun sequence harbors:
- the LOC108995627 gene encoding equilibrative nucleotide transporter 8, whose amino-acid sequence MEGVVVKGPGRDQNKPRDTYKIAYIIHFLLGAGTLLPWNALITAVDYFSYLYPSKHVEKVFSVAYMSSSVLVLVVMLSWSDWNRRLNFRLRMNLGFCMFIISLMVAPIIDWAWCSSCSGSGAPPNGAYSVTVTSVIVCGLADGLVGGTLIGSAGKLPKEFMQAVFAGTASSGVLVSMLRILTKASLPQTPKGLRTSAHFYFIVGTIILLCCILSCNLLYKLPVMQQHYRLVQDDPLCSRPKFWSVARKILWPVFGVFIIYLVTLSIFPGFIAENLESKFFGDWYPILLITMYNIADLVGKSLTATYLLNSIGTATWASIARLMFYPLFMACLHGPKLLKTEVPVLILTFMLGLTNGYLTSVFMILAPKSVPVSEAEVSAIVMVVFLGLGLAAGSVLGWFWII is encoded by the exons ATGGAAGGAGTAGTAGTGAAAGGTCCCGGCCGAGATCAAAATAAGCCTAGAGACACTTACAAGATCGCTTACATAATCCATTTCTTGCTTGGTGCTGGCACTTTGCTTCCTTGGAATGCTTTAATCACTGCTGTCGATTACTTTTCCTATCTATATCCATCTAAGCACGTTGAAAAGGTTTTCTCCGTGGCTTACATGAGTTCTTCGGTGCTAGTTCTGGTTGTTATGTTGAGTTGGAGTGACTGGAATCGGAGGCTGAATTTCAGATTGAGAATGAACTTGGGTTTTTGCATGTTCATCATTTCTCTAATGGTAGCTCCAATTATAGACTGGGCTTGGTGCAGCTCCTGCTCCGGCTCCGGCGCACCACCAAATGGAGCCTACAGCGTGACAGTTACATCTGTCATTGTCTGCGGTTTAGCTGACGGTTTGGTTGGAGGAACCTTGATAGGATCAGCTGGAAAACTTCCAAAAGAGTTTATGCAGGCTGTGTTTGCTGGAACTGCTTCTTCAg GTGTTCTTGTATCTATGTTGAGGATTTTAACAAAGGCATCGCTTCCACAGACTCCAAAGGGTCTTCGAACGAGTGCCCACTTCTATTTTATTGTTGGCACCATCATCCTCCTATGCTGCATACTTTCTTGCAATCTGTTGTATAAGTTACCAGTCATGCAGCAGCATTATAGACTTGTTCAAGATGATCCCTTGTGTTCAAGGCCTAAATTTTGGTCCGTTGCAAGAAAAATCCTATGGCCAGTTTTTGGAGTTTTCATCATTTATCTTGTGACTCTGTCCATTTTTCCAGGATTTATAGCAGAAAACCTGGAATCCAAGTTTTTTGGAGATTGGTATCCTATCCTGCTGATCACCATGTATAATATTGCAGATCTGGTGGGAAAGTCTCTGACTGCAACATATCTTCTGAACAGTATTGGAACGGCTACATGGGCCAGCATTGCCAGGCTTATGTTCTATCCTCTCTTCATGGCTTGCCTGCATGGACCCAAGTTGCTAAAAACTGAGGTACCGGTGCTAATTCTAACGTTTATGCTTGGATTGACCAATGGATATCTTACAAGTGTCTTCATGATCCTCGCTCCAAAGTCTGTGCCGGTTTCAGAAGCAGAAGTTTCTGCAATTGTAATGGTTGTGTTCCTGGGACTTGGTTTAGCAGCTGGTTCAGTTCTTGGCTGGTTCTGGATTATTTGA